Proteins found in one Micromonospora sp. WMMD1082 genomic segment:
- a CDS encoding NfeD family protein, which translates to MDAVLWIVLGVVLAVAEIFTATLFLIMFAVGAFAAAGAAALGAPVAVQAVVFAAVSALTVLAARPVIQRHKQTAMESGDTAFGVEAIEGSTALVLEQVDADQGRVKIDGELWSARAYDATQVFAPGERVQVIQVKGAVALVWRDVSTPGELPEAER; encoded by the coding sequence GTGGATGCCGTGCTGTGGATCGTGCTGGGTGTGGTATTGGCGGTCGCTGAGATCTTCACGGCGACGCTATTCTTGATCATGTTCGCGGTCGGTGCGTTCGCCGCTGCCGGCGCCGCCGCGCTCGGTGCGCCGGTGGCGGTGCAGGCGGTGGTCTTCGCCGCGGTGTCGGCGTTGACCGTGCTCGCCGCGCGTCCGGTCATCCAGCGGCACAAGCAGACGGCGATGGAGAGCGGCGACACCGCGTTCGGCGTGGAGGCGATCGAGGGTTCCACCGCCCTGGTGCTGGAGCAGGTCGATGCCGACCAGGGCAGGGTGAAGATCGACGGCGAGTTGTGGAGCGCCCGCGCGTACGACGCCACCCAGGTTTTCGCACCCGGCGAACGGGTGCAGGTTATCCAGGTCAAGGGAGCGGTAGCCCTGGTCTGGCGGGACGTTTCGACGCCCGGTGAGCTACCCGAAGCGGAAAGGTGA
- a CDS encoding transglycosylase domain-containing protein, whose amino-acid sequence MATPTPLSRLFTVLLTGVLAGLVLAVAALPGNLLLGFAARAALGNYAALPEALRTPATPQRSYLYASDGTTLITTFYDVNRTDVPLTEIAPVMRQAIVAAEDRRFYDHGGVDLRGMLRALVSNVTEGTEQGGSTLTMQYVRNVLKTDPGRTAEERAAATEQTVVRKLQEIRYANALEQRLGKDEILNRYLNIAYFGSGAYGIAAASQRYFSKAPAELTLAEAALLAGLVQAPEAYSPIDGDADAALTRRGYVLDAMAETGAITAEQAARARAEELTLDPSEQANGCAATASARDGWGFFCDYLRRWWIAQPQFGDTVAEREQALRRGGYTVVTTLDPKIQAAAQQQATSVYGYDNPRALPIAAVQPGTGRVLAMAVNRHYGLDANPDGQANYPNTVNPLISGGGGVAGYQAGSTFKLFTMLAALESGRPLSTGFDAPSRLPTRYPAGDDDSSCAGRWCPANANPQWMDGYRMMWDGFGRSVNTYFVWLAEQVGQDKVVEMAQRLGITFRAESDADFAEHDAADWGAFTLGVAATTPLDLANAYATVAAEGTYCTPLPVISVTAPDGGRLPVGDPSCQRVLDADVARAATDAARCPVGQQSAFGQCNGGTATAVNRILDGRPVAGKTGSSDGAATESFVGYTPQVAVAGIAANPDDPTDLVGSAVQARVIDAVARIIDTAVDGQPEQAFTPPSRALVGDPRRPVERTPATDRGTDPLSDLRRWLRDRG is encoded by the coding sequence ATGGCCACCCCCACGCCGCTGTCGCGGCTGTTCACCGTGCTGCTGACCGGCGTGCTCGCCGGCCTGGTCCTCGCGGTCGCCGCGCTGCCGGGCAACCTGCTGCTCGGTTTCGCCGCGCGGGCGGCCCTCGGCAACTACGCCGCGCTACCGGAGGCGCTGCGGACCCCGGCCACCCCGCAGCGCTCCTACCTCTACGCCAGCGACGGCACGACGTTGATCACCACGTTCTACGACGTCAACCGCACCGACGTGCCGCTGACGGAGATCGCCCCGGTGATGCGGCAGGCGATCGTGGCCGCCGAGGACCGACGCTTCTACGACCACGGCGGGGTCGACCTGCGCGGCATGCTGCGCGCCCTGGTCAGCAACGTCACCGAGGGCACCGAGCAGGGCGGTTCGACGCTGACCATGCAGTACGTGCGCAACGTGCTCAAGACCGACCCCGGCCGCACCGCCGAGGAGCGGGCCGCGGCCACCGAGCAGACCGTGGTGCGCAAGCTCCAGGAGATCCGGTACGCCAACGCGCTGGAGCAGCGCCTGGGCAAGGACGAGATCCTCAACCGCTACCTCAACATCGCGTACTTCGGCTCCGGGGCGTACGGCATCGCCGCCGCGAGCCAGCGCTACTTCTCCAAGGCACCGGCCGAGCTGACCCTCGCCGAGGCGGCCCTGCTCGCCGGACTGGTGCAGGCGCCGGAGGCGTACAGCCCGATCGACGGTGACGCCGATGCGGCGCTGACCCGGCGCGGGTACGTGCTGGACGCGATGGCCGAAACCGGGGCGATCACCGCCGAGCAGGCCGCCCGGGCCCGGGCCGAGGAGCTGACCCTGGACCCGAGCGAGCAGGCCAACGGCTGCGCCGCCACCGCCAGCGCCCGCGACGGCTGGGGCTTCTTCTGCGACTACCTGCGCCGATGGTGGATCGCCCAGCCCCAGTTCGGCGACACCGTCGCCGAGCGCGAGCAGGCGCTGCGCCGGGGCGGCTACACCGTCGTCACCACGCTGGACCCGAAGATCCAGGCCGCCGCGCAGCAGCAGGCCACCAGCGTGTACGGGTACGACAACCCGCGCGCCCTGCCGATCGCCGCGGTGCAGCCCGGCACCGGCCGCGTCCTCGCCATGGCGGTCAACCGGCACTACGGCCTCGACGCCAACCCGGACGGGCAGGCCAACTACCCGAACACCGTCAACCCGCTGATCTCCGGCGGCGGTGGGGTGGCCGGCTACCAGGCCGGCTCGACGTTCAAGCTGTTCACCATGCTCGCCGCGCTGGAATCCGGCCGGCCCCTGTCGACCGGGTTCGACGCGCCCAGCCGACTGCCCACCCGGTACCCGGCCGGCGACGACGACAGCAGCTGCGCGGGCCGCTGGTGCCCGGCCAACGCCAACCCGCAGTGGATGGACGGCTACCGGATGATGTGGGACGGCTTCGGCCGCTCGGTCAACACGTACTTCGTCTGGCTGGCCGAGCAGGTCGGCCAGGACAAGGTGGTCGAGATGGCGCAGCGGCTGGGCATCACCTTCCGCGCCGAGTCCGACGCCGACTTCGCCGAGCACGACGCGGCCGACTGGGGCGCGTTCACCCTCGGCGTGGCCGCCACCACCCCGCTCGACCTGGCCAACGCGTACGCCACCGTGGCGGCCGAGGGGACGTACTGCACGCCGCTGCCGGTGATCTCGGTGACCGCGCCCGACGGCGGACGGTTGCCGGTCGGCGACCCGTCCTGCCAGCGGGTGCTCGACGCCGACGTGGCCCGCGCCGCCACCGACGCGGCGCGCTGCCCGGTCGGCCAGCAGTCCGCGTTCGGGCAGTGCAACGGCGGCACCGCCACCGCCGTGAACCGGATCCTCGACGGCCGGCCGGTGGCCGGCAAGACCGGCAGCTCGGACGGGGCGGCGACGGAGAGCTTCGTCGGGTACACCCCGCAGGTCGCGGTCGCCGGCATCGCCGCCAACCCGGACGACCCCACCGACCTGGTCGGCAGCGCCGTGCAGGCCAGGGTGATCGACGCGGTCGCCCGGATCATCGACACCGCCGTCGACGGCCAGCCCGAGCAGGCGTTCACCCCGCCCAGCCGGGCCCTGGTCGGCGACCCCCGCCGCCCCGTCGAACGCACTCCCGCCACCGACCGCGGCACCGACCCGCTGTCCGACCTCCGCCGCTGGCTGCGAGACCGCGGCTAA
- a CDS encoding serine hydrolase domain-containing protein, with protein MPLLPETARQVDALVADAQAANHVPSLVVGVVRDGTLAHLATAGTHPRPDADLQYRVGSITKTMTAVLLMQERDAGRLALADPLRRHLPEVSAAGEVTLRQLLGHAGGLQREPDGPWWERSEGVDLATLLAGFSAAKIAYPPHRAWHYSNLAYGLLGGVLERLTGTPWARLVHERILAPLDMQRTTYAAAEPFARGYVVHPWHGTLREEPRTDSGAMAPAGQLWSTATDLARWAAFLADPDPAVLAPGTLDEMCAPVVLSDLESWRGGYGLGIQLTRLGDRIHVGHGGSMPGYVAALAVHRRSRTGIVGFANSYGFRTGSLGALGHRVLTRVLDAEPAPAHPWRPVDTPPPADLAPLTGRWWWMGTPLDLSWDRDTGELVGTVRGDRISRYAPAGTDRWRGVSGIENGEVLTVSRDAAGHPVALDIATFVFTRTPDDEP; from the coding sequence TTGCCCCTGCTGCCCGAGACCGCCCGGCAGGTCGACGCCCTGGTGGCCGACGCGCAGGCCGCCAACCACGTCCCGTCGCTGGTCGTCGGCGTGGTGCGCGACGGCACGCTGGCACACCTGGCCACGGCCGGCACGCACCCCCGACCCGACGCCGACCTGCAGTACCGCGTCGGCTCGATCACCAAGACGATGACCGCCGTGCTGCTCATGCAGGAACGCGACGCCGGCCGCCTGGCGCTGGCCGACCCGCTGCGGCGGCACCTGCCCGAGGTGAGCGCCGCCGGCGAGGTCACGCTGCGGCAGCTGCTCGGGCACGCCGGCGGCCTGCAACGCGAGCCCGACGGTCCGTGGTGGGAACGCAGCGAGGGCGTCGACCTGGCCACCCTGCTGGCCGGGTTCTCCGCCGCGAAGATCGCGTACCCGCCGCACCGCGCGTGGCACTATTCCAACCTGGCGTACGGGCTGCTCGGCGGGGTGCTGGAGCGGCTCACCGGTACGCCGTGGGCGCGGCTGGTGCACGAGCGGATCCTCGCGCCGCTGGACATGCAGCGCACCACGTACGCGGCCGCCGAGCCGTTCGCCCGGGGCTACGTGGTGCACCCGTGGCACGGCACCCTGCGGGAGGAGCCGCGTACCGACAGCGGGGCGATGGCCCCGGCCGGGCAGCTCTGGTCCACCGCGACGGACCTCGCCCGCTGGGCGGCCTTCCTCGCCGACCCCGACCCGGCCGTGCTCGCCCCGGGCACCCTCGACGAGATGTGTGCCCCGGTGGTCCTCAGCGACCTCGAATCCTGGCGCGGCGGATACGGCCTCGGGATCCAGCTGACCCGCCTGGGGGACCGGATCCACGTCGGGCACGGCGGCTCGATGCCCGGCTACGTCGCCGCCCTGGCCGTGCACCGCCGCAGCCGCACCGGCATCGTCGGCTTCGCCAACTCGTACGGCTTCCGCACCGGCTCCCTCGGCGCGCTCGGCCACCGGGTCCTGACCCGGGTGCTCGACGCCGAGCCGGCACCGGCCCACCCGTGGCGCCCGGTCGACACCCCGCCCCCGGCCGACCTCGCCCCGCTCACCGGCCGGTGGTGGTGGATGGGCACCCCGCTCGACCTCAGCTGGGACCGCGACACCGGGGAGTTGGTCGGCACGGTGCGCGGCGACCGGATCAGCCGCTACGCCCCGGCGGGCACCGACCGGTGGCGTGGCGTCAGCGGCATCGAGAACGGCGAGGTGCTGACGGTGTCGCGGGACGCGGCCGGCCATCCCGTCGCGCTCGACATCGCCACCTTCGTCTTCACCCGTACCCCCGATGACGAACCCTGA
- a CDS encoding ferrochelatase: protein MGYDAVVLVSFGGPEGPDDVLPFLQNVTRGRGIPPQRLAEVAEHYQHFGGVSPINQQCRELLAAVRADFAAHDLDLPVYWGNRNWNPMLADTVAQMRDDGVRRALAFVTSAFGGYSSCRQYQEDITAARAAVGPDAPVIEKLRQFWDHPGFVEPHVDAVRAALAQLDPALRDSTRLVFTAHSVPVSMADSAGPHGGRYTAQLAEATRLVHAAAAPDLPYDLVWQSRSGPPHVPWLEPDVNDHLATLAGQGVTAVVVSPIGFVSDHLEVVWDLDTEALDTAKQLGLDFVRAGTPGTDPRFVTMVRELVRERIEPDGAGRRRRLGELPMWDTCPTVCCVPPRRPA from the coding sequence ATGGGGTACGACGCGGTGGTGCTGGTCTCCTTCGGTGGCCCGGAGGGGCCGGACGACGTGCTGCCCTTCCTGCAGAACGTGACGCGGGGCCGGGGCATCCCGCCGCAGCGGCTGGCCGAGGTCGCCGAGCACTACCAGCACTTCGGCGGGGTGTCACCGATCAACCAGCAGTGCCGGGAACTGCTGGCGGCGGTCCGCGCGGACTTCGCCGCCCACGACCTCGACCTGCCGGTGTACTGGGGCAACCGGAACTGGAACCCGATGCTCGCCGACACCGTGGCGCAGATGCGCGACGACGGCGTACGGCGGGCGCTGGCGTTCGTCACCAGCGCCTTCGGCGGATACTCCTCCTGCCGGCAGTACCAGGAGGACATCACCGCCGCCCGGGCGGCGGTCGGCCCGGACGCCCCGGTGATCGAGAAGCTGCGCCAGTTCTGGGACCATCCCGGCTTCGTCGAGCCGCACGTCGACGCGGTACGCGCGGCGCTGGCCCAGCTCGACCCCGCGCTACGGGACAGCACCCGGCTCGTCTTCACCGCGCACTCCGTCCCGGTCTCGATGGCCGACAGCGCCGGCCCGCACGGCGGTCGATACACCGCCCAGCTCGCCGAGGCGACCCGGCTGGTGCACGCGGCGGCGGCCCCGGACCTGCCGTACGACCTGGTCTGGCAGAGCCGCTCCGGCCCGCCGCACGTGCCGTGGCTGGAGCCGGACGTCAACGACCACCTGGCCACGCTCGCCGGGCAGGGCGTGACCGCTGTGGTGGTCAGCCCGATCGGCTTCGTCTCCGACCACCTAGAGGTGGTGTGGGACCTCGACACCGAGGCACTGGACACGGCGAAACAGCTCGGCCTGGACTTCGTCCGCGCCGGCACGCCCGGCACCGACCCGCGTTTCGTGACCATGGTCCGGGAGCTGGTGCGGGAACGGATCGAGCCGGACGGGGCGGGCCGGCGTCGCCGCCTCGGCGAGCTGCCGATGTGGGACACCTGCCCCACGGTCTGCTGCGTCCCGCCCCGCCGCCCGGCCTGA
- a CDS encoding DUF3097 domain-containing protein, whose amino-acid sequence MGRRYGDDVLAGDWRRRRVTPEVDAEPGLVVEDAESGFCGAVVGFDSGAVVLEDRHRRRRNFPLLPAAFLLDGHAVTLRRPARPPVPAARRRTASGSVAVDGAPARVARASRIWVEGGHDAALVERIWGDDLRVEGVVVEPLSGIDALDAEVRDFGPGPGRRLGVLVDHLVPGSKESRIVARVDSPYVLVTGHPYVDVWQAVKPSALGIAAWPVVPPGRPWKEGVCAALGVAEPADMWRHILSRVNTFADVETPLINAMERLIDFVTEPA is encoded by the coding sequence ATGGGGCGGCGGTATGGCGATGACGTGTTGGCGGGGGACTGGCGGCGCCGGAGGGTGACCCCTGAGGTCGACGCCGAACCGGGCCTCGTGGTCGAGGACGCCGAATCGGGGTTCTGCGGTGCGGTGGTCGGCTTCGACTCCGGCGCGGTCGTGCTGGAGGACCGGCACCGGCGGCGGCGCAACTTCCCACTGCTGCCGGCCGCGTTCCTGCTCGACGGTCACGCGGTCACGCTGCGTCGCCCCGCCCGGCCCCCGGTGCCGGCGGCCCGGCGCCGCACCGCGTCGGGCTCGGTGGCGGTGGACGGGGCACCCGCCCGGGTCGCCCGGGCCAGCCGGATCTGGGTGGAGGGCGGGCACGACGCCGCCCTGGTCGAGCGGATCTGGGGCGACGACCTGCGCGTCGAGGGCGTGGTCGTGGAGCCGCTGTCGGGCATCGACGCCCTCGACGCCGAGGTACGCGACTTCGGCCCCGGACCGGGTCGGCGGCTCGGCGTGCTGGTCGACCACCTGGTGCCCGGCTCCAAGGAGAGCCGCATCGTGGCCCGGGTCGACTCCCCGTACGTCCTCGTCACCGGCCACCCGTACGTCGACGTGTGGCAGGCGGTGAAGCCGTCGGCGCTGGGCATCGCGGCGTGGCCGGTGGTGCCACCGGGGCGGCCGTGGAAGGAGGGCGTCTGCGCCGCGCTCGGCGTCGCCGAACCGGCCGACATGTGGCGGCACATCCTGTCCAGGGTGAACACGTTCGCCGACGTGGAGACGCCATTGATCAACGCGATGGAGCGGTTGATCGACTTCGTGACCGAGCCCGCGTGA
- a CDS encoding AI-2E family transporter codes for MSRFQQLRQRLRQAYETGRESVRAARERERIRRAEDADGLIPEPEPVRPADDGALSTTSRDDADVPRALRIAAAWSWRLIVIGIVGWALLRVLGAVRIVIVPLLVALLLAALLAPAVGWLLRARFPRTLATAVVLIGGLAAVVGTLTLVVNQFIVGLPELSSSAAAGIGQIQNWLRDGPLNLSDGQLNRYIEAGQSWINENSQALTSGAISTAGTVVELFTGALLVLFATFFFLRDGGRIWRFLVGLFPVAARWRVDDAGRASWLTLVAYVRATVLVAFIDAMGIGIALVLFDVPFAFPLAALVFLGAFIPIVGATLSGAVAVLVALVDGGWVTALIIFGAVIVVQQVEGNVLQPWIMGRAVALHPLPVVLAVTAGVVLEGIVGALVAVPLIAVLNTAVRRLARRRPDPPSPVPEAVVVRSTPP; via the coding sequence TTGAGCCGGTTCCAACAGCTGCGGCAGCGGCTGCGCCAGGCGTACGAGACGGGACGTGAGTCGGTGCGTGCGGCCCGTGAGCGGGAGCGCATCCGGCGTGCGGAGGATGCGGACGGGCTGATCCCCGAACCCGAGCCCGTCCGGCCCGCGGACGACGGTGCCCTGTCGACGACGAGCCGCGACGACGCGGACGTGCCCCGGGCGCTGCGGATCGCCGCCGCCTGGTCGTGGCGGCTCATCGTCATCGGGATCGTCGGCTGGGCGTTGCTGCGGGTCCTGGGTGCCGTCCGCATCGTCATCGTCCCGTTGCTGGTGGCGTTGCTGCTCGCCGCGTTGCTCGCGCCGGCCGTCGGTTGGCTGCTGCGCGCCCGGTTCCCCCGCACGCTGGCCACCGCGGTGGTCCTGATCGGCGGGCTGGCCGCGGTGGTCGGCACGCTGACCCTGGTGGTCAACCAGTTCATCGTGGGTCTGCCCGAGCTGAGTTCCAGCGCCGCGGCCGGCATCGGGCAGATCCAGAACTGGCTGCGGGACGGCCCGCTGAACCTCTCCGACGGGCAGCTCAACCGGTACATCGAGGCCGGGCAGAGCTGGATCAACGAGAACTCCCAGGCGTTGACCAGCGGTGCGATCTCCACCGCGGGCACCGTGGTCGAGTTGTTCACCGGCGCCCTGCTGGTGCTGTTCGCCACGTTCTTCTTCCTCCGGGACGGTGGCCGGATCTGGCGGTTCCTCGTGGGGCTGTTCCCGGTGGCCGCCCGCTGGCGGGTCGACGACGCCGGGCGCGCCTCCTGGCTGACCCTGGTGGCCTACGTGCGAGCCACGGTGCTGGTGGCCTTCATCGACGCGATGGGCATCGGGATCGCGCTCGTGCTGTTCGACGTGCCGTTCGCCTTCCCGCTGGCCGCCCTGGTGTTCCTCGGTGCGTTCATCCCGATCGTCGGTGCGACGCTGTCCGGAGCGGTGGCGGTCCTGGTCGCGCTCGTCGACGGCGGCTGGGTCACCGCGCTGATCATCTTCGGGGCGGTGATCGTGGTGCAGCAGGTGGAGGGGAACGTCCTCCAACCGTGGATCATGGGCCGGGCGGTGGCCCTGCACCCGCTGCCCGTCGTCCTGGCGGTGACCGCCGGGGTGGTGCTGGAGGGCATCGTCGGCGCGCTCGTCGCCGTACCACTGATCGCCGTGCTCAACACCGCCGTACGCCGCCTGGCCCGCCGCCGGCCGGATCCGCCGTCACCGGTCCCGGAGGCGGTGGTGGTCAGGTCGACCCCGCCCTGA
- a CDS encoding SPFH domain-containing protein yields MEFVFPVLLIAVALISVITLAKSVRIVPQQRQDVVERLGRYKRTLNPGLNILVPFVDAVRTKVDMREQVVSFPPQPVITSDNLVVSIDTVLYFKVVDSVRATYEISNFLQAIEQLTVTTLRNVIGSLDLERALTSREEINRHLSGVLDETTGRWGIKVTRVEIKAIEPPPSIRDSMEKQMRAERDRRAAILNAEGHKQSQILSAEGEKQAAVLRADGDRQARILQAEGQAKAIRTVFDAIHQANPSQKVLAYQYLQALPQIANGTANKVWIVPAELTKALEGMGGALGGLSQMVGDAPSKEASDDASAVEREAAEAAQAAALAAQEIHDEVRVAEAQATGGTGPQGLPAPEPVSPASLVNDPADQRERG; encoded by the coding sequence ATGGAATTCGTATTCCCCGTCCTATTGATAGCCGTGGCGCTGATCTCGGTGATCACTCTGGCCAAGTCGGTGCGGATCGTGCCGCAGCAGCGTCAGGACGTGGTCGAGCGGCTCGGTCGGTACAAGCGCACCCTGAACCCGGGGCTGAACATCCTCGTGCCGTTCGTGGACGCGGTGCGTACCAAGGTCGACATGCGCGAGCAGGTGGTGAGCTTCCCGCCGCAGCCGGTGATCACCTCGGACAACCTCGTCGTGTCGATCGACACCGTCCTCTACTTCAAGGTCGTGGACTCCGTCCGGGCCACCTACGAGATCTCCAACTTCCTCCAGGCGATCGAGCAGCTCACCGTCACCACCCTGCGTAACGTGATCGGTTCGCTGGACCTGGAGCGCGCGCTGACCAGCCGCGAGGAGATCAACCGGCACCTCTCCGGCGTGCTGGACGAGACGACCGGACGGTGGGGCATCAAGGTGACCCGGGTCGAGATCAAGGCGATCGAGCCGCCGCCGAGCATCCGCGACTCGATGGAGAAGCAGATGCGCGCCGAGCGGGACCGCCGGGCCGCGATCCTGAACGCCGAGGGCCACAAGCAGTCGCAGATCCTCTCCGCCGAGGGTGAGAAGCAGGCGGCGGTGCTGCGCGCCGACGGTGACCGGCAGGCCCGCATCCTCCAGGCCGAGGGCCAGGCCAAGGCGATCCGGACCGTGTTCGACGCCATCCACCAGGCCAACCCGAGCCAGAAGGTGCTCGCGTACCAGTACCTCCAGGCCCTGCCGCAGATCGCCAACGGCACGGCGAACAAGGTGTGGATCGTGCCGGCCGAGTTGACCAAGGCCCTGGAGGGCATGGGCGGCGCACTCGGTGGGCTGAGCCAGATGGTCGGCGACGCCCCGAGCAAGGAGGCCTCCGACGACGCCAGCGCGGTCGAGCGGGAGGCCGCCGAGGCGGCGCAGGCCGCCGCCCTGGCGGCCCAGGAGATCCACGACGAGGTACGCGTCGCCGAGGCGCAGGCCACCGGCGGCACGGGGCCGCAGGGGCTACCCGCCCCGGAGCCGGTCTCGCCGGCGAGCCTGGTCAACGATCCGGCCGACCAGCGCGAGCGGGGCTGA
- a CDS encoding thiamine pyrophosphate-requiring protein encodes MSAEHVGSQVPADPWPLPRGATVADHIVQRLACWGVRRYFGFPGDGINGMTSALQRRTEQTQFVQVRHEETAGFAASAHVKYGGGPIGAVLVTSGPGAIHALNGLYDAKLDHQPVVALVGHTALTAEGGGYYQEVDLLALYKDVAAAFLAQLDHPSQVRHLVDRACRTALARRTVTALVLPLDVQDLAAVPNPPHAHGYYHTSSVPSSGPTVPPEADIRHAAQVLGSGERVAMLVGQGALGAENEVREVAHRLGAGVATALLGFTTVDHREPWVTGAVGLLGTRPSWQLMNQCDRLLIVGSNMPYSEFYPPPGQARAVQIDHDGTQLGLRYPTEVNLTGDAAPTLRALLRELGPGPGPTRWRQTVAGATAAWRQSQRELAEQNANPVNPQLLFAALSERLPDDVLLAVDCGTTTAWYARHVKVRPGMLASLSGTLLSMGGAMPYALAAKFAHPDRPLVALIGDGAMQMNGVNELITVAKYWQGWADPRFVVLVLNNRDLAFVSWEQRSTEGTPMFPDSQQLPDIAYHRWGEVLGLRGELVDHPDQVPDAWDRALRADRPTVINALVDPAELMMPPHFTAEQARKTAAAVLRGDTDWAGIIRRGLPSVVTTYRPRRTP; translated from the coding sequence GTGAGCGCAGAGCACGTCGGCAGCCAGGTGCCGGCCGACCCGTGGCCCCTGCCCCGCGGGGCCACCGTCGCGGACCACATCGTGCAACGGCTCGCCTGCTGGGGCGTCCGCCGCTACTTCGGCTTCCCCGGCGACGGCATCAACGGCATGACCTCCGCCCTGCAACGCAGGACCGAGCAGACGCAGTTCGTCCAGGTGCGGCACGAGGAGACGGCCGGGTTCGCCGCGTCGGCGCACGTCAAGTACGGCGGCGGGCCGATCGGTGCCGTCCTGGTGACCAGCGGTCCGGGCGCCATTCATGCGCTCAACGGCCTCTACGACGCCAAGCTGGACCACCAACCCGTGGTGGCGCTGGTCGGGCACACCGCGCTCACCGCCGAGGGCGGCGGCTACTACCAGGAGGTGGACCTGCTCGCCCTCTACAAGGACGTCGCGGCGGCGTTCCTGGCCCAGCTCGACCACCCCTCCCAGGTGCGGCACCTGGTCGACCGGGCCTGCCGGACCGCGCTGGCCCGGCGTACCGTCACCGCCCTGGTCCTGCCGCTCGACGTGCAGGACCTGGCGGCGGTGCCCAACCCGCCGCACGCGCACGGCTACTACCACACCAGCAGCGTGCCCAGCAGCGGCCCGACGGTGCCGCCGGAGGCGGACATCCGGCACGCCGCCCAGGTGCTGGGCAGCGGCGAGCGGGTGGCCATGCTGGTCGGCCAGGGCGCGCTCGGCGCCGAGAACGAGGTACGCGAGGTGGCCCACCGCCTCGGTGCGGGCGTGGCCACGGCGCTGCTCGGGTTCACCACCGTGGACCATCGGGAGCCGTGGGTCACCGGTGCCGTCGGCCTGCTCGGCACCCGGCCCAGTTGGCAGTTGATGAACCAGTGCGACCGGCTGCTCATCGTCGGCAGCAACATGCCGTACTCGGAGTTCTACCCGCCACCCGGCCAGGCGCGGGCGGTGCAGATCGACCACGATGGCACCCAGCTGGGCCTGCGGTACCCGACCGAGGTGAACCTGACCGGCGACGCCGCCCCCACCCTGCGGGCCCTGCTGCGTGAGCTGGGGCCCGGGCCGGGGCCGACCCGCTGGCGGCAGACCGTCGCCGGGGCCACTGCCGCCTGGCGGCAGTCGCAGCGGGAGCTGGCCGAGCAGAACGCCAACCCGGTCAACCCGCAGCTCCTCTTCGCCGCCCTCAGCGAGCGGCTGCCCGACGACGTGCTGCTCGCCGTGGACTGCGGCACCACCACCGCCTGGTACGCCCGGCACGTCAAGGTCCGCCCGGGGATGCTGGCCAGCCTGTCGGGCACGCTGCTGTCGATGGGTGGCGCCATGCCGTACGCCCTCGCGGCCAAGTTCGCCCACCCGGACCGCCCGCTGGTGGCCCTCATCGGCGACGGCGCGATGCAGATGAACGGCGTCAACGAGCTGATCACGGTGGCGAAGTACTGGCAGGGCTGGGCGGACCCGCGCTTCGTGGTGCTGGTGCTCAACAACCGGGACCTGGCGTTCGTCAGCTGGGAGCAGCGCTCCACCGAGGGCACCCCGATGTTCCCGGACAGCCAGCAGCTGCCCGACATCGCGTACCACCGCTGGGGCGAGGTGCTGGGGCTGCGCGGCGAGTTGGTCGACCACCCGGACCAGGTGCCGGACGCCTGGGACCGGGCGCTGCGCGCCGACCGTCCCACGGTGATCAACGCGCTGGTCGACCCCGCCGAGCTGATGATGCCGCCGCACTTCACCGCCGAACAGGCCCGCAAGACCGCCGCGGCGGTGCTGCGCGGCGACACCGACTGGGCCGGCATCATCCGCCGTGGCCTACCCAGCGTCGTCACCACCTACCGCCCCCGCCGCACCCCCTAG
- a CDS encoding HAD-IIA family hydrolase — translation MHDRKPVESWLTDMDGVLVHEGQPVPGAPEFIARLRSSGKPFLVLTNNSIYTPRDLQARLARMGLDVPEQAIWSSALATGQFLADQRPGGTAYVIGEAGLTTALHAVGYVLSDFAPDYVVLGETRTYSFEAITKAVRLINDGARFICTNPDATGPSVEGALPAAGSVAAMISKATGVEPYFVGKPNPMMMRSALNTINAHSESTAMIGDRMDTDILCGLEAGLETVLVLTGISTRAEAERYPYRPSRIVNSVADLIDEV, via the coding sequence ATGCATGACCGTAAACCCGTCGAGAGTTGGCTCACCGACATGGATGGCGTGCTGGTGCACGAGGGCCAGCCGGTGCCCGGCGCGCCGGAGTTCATCGCCCGGCTGCGTTCCTCCGGCAAGCCGTTCCTGGTGCTGACCAACAACTCCATCTACACCCCGCGAGACCTGCAGGCCCGGCTGGCCCGGATGGGTCTGGACGTGCCGGAGCAGGCGATCTGGTCGTCCGCCCTGGCCACCGGGCAGTTCCTGGCGGACCAGCGGCCGGGCGGCACCGCGTACGTGATCGGGGAGGCCGGGCTGACCACGGCCCTGCACGCGGTGGGCTACGTGCTCAGCGACTTCGCCCCCGACTACGTGGTGCTGGGGGAGACCCGTACCTACAGCTTCGAGGCGATCACCAAGGCGGTCCGGCTGATCAACGACGGGGCCCGGTTCATCTGCACCAACCCCGACGCCACCGGCCCGTCCGTCGAGGGTGCCCTGCCGGCCGCCGGCTCGGTCGCCGCGATGATCTCCAAGGCGACCGGCGTGGAGCCGTACTTCGTCGGCAAGCCGAACCCGATGATGATGCGTTCGGCCCTGAACACGATCAACGCGCACTCGGAGAGCACCGCGATGATCGGCGATCGGATGGACACCGACATCCTCTGCGGCCTGGAGGCCGGGCTGGAGACGGTCCTCGTGCTCACCGGGATCAGCACCCGCGCGGAGGCGGAACGCTACCCGTACCGGCCCTCCCGGATCGTCAACTCCGTCGCCGACCTGATCGACGAGGTCTGA